One Rhizoctonia solani chromosome 2, complete sequence DNA segment encodes these proteins:
- a CDS encoding Transposon Tf2-1 polyprotein, producing MSTQPSTYVHANPNALSVPTNIQEIPAWAQEIKNLLLAMNQNLSLVIGQAAAHHTDLGTTQATLNNHDSSITNLDALIVKLGADIAKIGTAAASGSSIALATKAPKLATPDKFDGSDKNKAISFRVAVSHYLRISYPGSTVDEQIAFIISCLDGKAHEWLEPYLEEDVVKGNPVSWLHNLDAFWLQFNARWNVQNRTENFRAKLRTLKQTKGVQDYYKDFQTYSQGLGYNDPSLRDMFYDGLSHKIKETLMVQDYDHADASVTLATLAEKALKVDQRLEQFAAQHKGSSSSSNQSGSKSSTSMSAAAQGAPRDKLSVGEQVYAIVDGKAKKGVLQKIGQNAKGIAVPIVKWNDGTTMDVTFKTIKKDNHPITATSTPAPKASSSSARNSGPSPMDLDSASSKGKKPIICATCGGRGHYANQCPSKSYSGHEAHISEDELENGDL from the coding sequence ATGTCAACCCAACCATCTACCTATGTGCATGCCAATCCCAATGCGCTGTCtgtccccaccaatatccaggagatacctgcgtgggcccaggagatcaaaaacctcctcctggctatgaaTCAAAACCTCTCCTTGGTCATAGGACAAGCGGCTGCCCATCACACAGATCTTGGCACCACACAGGCCACCCTCAACAACCACGACAGCAGCATCACCAATCTTGATGCCCTCATTGTTAAACTTGgggctgatattgccaaaataggCACTGCGGCTGCGTCTGGTTCTTCTATTGCCTtggctaccaaggctcccaAACTTGCAAcgccagacaaatttgatggGTCTGACAAAAACAAGGCAATCTCCTTTAGGGTTGCTGTTtctcattatctcaggatctcatatcctggctcaacagtggatgagcaaatcGCATTTATCAtttcctgcctggatggcaaggcccatgagtggcttgagccctaccTAGAAGAGGACGTTGTGAAAGGGAATCCTgtttcttggctccacaatctggatgccttctggctgcaattcaatgcacgctggaatgtccaaaataggacaGAGAACTTCCGCGCCAAGCTGCGCACcctcaaacaaaccaagggagtccaagactattacaaggacttccagacctattctcaaggtcttggttaCAACGACCCCTCTCTTAGAGACatgttctatgatggcctgtcccacaaaattaaggaaactctcatggttcaagattatgaccatgcagatgcctcagtcactcttgcaactcttgcagagaaggcccttaaggtggatcagcgcctagagcagtttgcggcccagcacaagggttcatcctcctcttcaaaccaatctggaagcaaatccagcacctctatgtcagcagcagcccagggagcgcccagggataaactgtctgttggggaacaggtgtatgcaattgtggatggaaaggctaagAAGGGGGTTCTTCAAAAGATTGGCCAAAATGCCAAAGGGATAGCAGTTCCAATTGTTaagtggaatgatggcaccaccatggacGTTACCTTCAAAACTATCAAGAAGGATAACCACCCAATCACTGCCACttccactcctgctcccaaggcttcctcctcctctgcgcgcaactctggtccttcccctatggacttagactctgcctcctcaaaaggcaaaaaacctattatatgcgcaacatgtggaggtaggggacactatgccaatcaatgcccctcaaaatcctactctggccatgaggcccatatctctgaggatgagttggaaaatggggacctctga
- a CDS encoding GMC oxidoreductase → MDSTYLLRREGAIIKLNMGRATRSGVGTMPLFRTFATRLFFCSALPVAVTDTYESAAHRPNLVALTSAQAARIEFDHSAKNVAAKGVSFHFKGTSFTAKARKQVVLSAGTLLTPQLLELSGIGNSDVLKKHQITPKVNLSGVGEDYQDHILVSTTYEVKQGFVTYDNLGYNDTFRAATEAQYSGKIAHMHRSLWEDVKKEKPTLLQKEHSVKPNTTYISVIMCIQHPFSRGNIYLNTSDPLLPPAIDPNYLSKQVDQSILVESVKFADKIAKAEPLAAMLVARQDPSPDIKSDEDITNWVKGNIHTLHHPIGTAATMHKSVGGAVDEKLKVYETSNLRVVDASVIPMHLATHMQRTMYGIAEKAAHIIISDWGF, encoded by the exons ATGGACTCTACATATTTGCTGAGGAGAGAAGGTGCCATCATCAAACTGAACATGGGGAGAGCGACTCGATCTGGCGTTGGTACTATGCCACTCTTTCG GACGTTTGCGACGCGCTTGTTTTTCTGCAGTGCACTTCCAGTCGCGGTGA CGGACACCTACGAGTCTGCCGCTCACAGGCCCAACCTTGTCGCATTGACCTCGGCGCAAGCCGCCAGAATCGAGTTTGATCATTCTGCGAAAAATGTCGCGGCCAAGGGCGTCTCTTTTCACTTCAAGGGCACGTCATTCACTGCCAAGGCTAGAAAGCAAGTTGTGCTTTCGGCTG GTACTCTTCTGACCCCTCAGCTTCTCGAGCTCAGCGGTATTGGCAACAGCGACGTCTTGAAGAAGCACCAGATTACCCCAAAGGTCAATCTTTCCGGGGTTGGGGAGGACTACCAAGACCATATTTTGGTCTCGACCACATACGAAGTGAAGCAAGGCTTTGTCACCTATGACAACCTTGGGTATAACGATACATTTAGGGCAGCTACCGAAGCTCAATA CTCTGGCAAGATTGCGCATATGCACAGGTCATTGTGGGAGGACGTGAAGAAGGAGAAGCCTACTTTGCTTCAGAAGGAGCA TTCCGTAAAGCCGAATACGACATATATCTCGGTTATCATGTGCATTCAGCATCCATTCTCTCGTGGAAACATT TACCTAAATACCTCAGACCCCCTATTGCCTCCAGCTATCGACCCTAACTACCTATCCAAGCAAGTAG ACCAGAGCATCCTTGTCGAGTCGGTCAAGTTTGCCGATAAGATTGCCAAGGCCGAGCCATTGGCTGCGATGCTTGTTGCCCGACAGGACCCTAGTCCAGATATCAAGTCGGACGAAGACATCACCAACTGGGTCAAGGGCAACATCCACACTTTGCATCACCCGATTGGAACCGCGGCTACGATGCACAAGTCGGTTGGAGGGGCGGTGGATGAGAAGCTAAAGGTGTATGAAACGAGTAATCTGCGAGTG GTGGACGCAAGTGTGATCCCGATGCATCTCGCCACTCATATGCAACGCACCATGTACGGTATTGCGGAAAAGGCAGCTCACATAATCATAAGCGACTGGGGATTCTAA
- a CDS encoding Retrovirus-related Pol polyprotein from transposon TNT 1-94 gives MSSNWEYKLAFAALKMDNAPQNFKEVMSRDNSHLWMQAMIEEIDSITKHRVWMAAQHPSGKNIVGCMWTCCKRLLPTTRNQLQQDILTITLEDLELLQLNIKTAFLHGNLDEEIYMEQPEGFKDGNKNVWRLVKALYGLKQAVQAFYLRLKEQNDDSLAIILAHVDNMLLARKPLTYLKEVKSELGKLFELVDLGEAKMFVGVKIDQNQNKGVRADNYHRVKPNKLLPNIGLISKWDLTML, from the exons ATGTCAAGCAACTGGGAATATAAGTTGGCATTTGCCGCATTAAAAATGGACAACGCACCGCAAAACTTCAAGGAGGTTATGAGTCGAGACAACTCACACCTATGGATGCAGGCAATGATTGAAGAAATCGACTCAATCACAAAACACAGGGTGTGGATGGCTGCACAACATCCATCCGGGAAGAACATTGTGGGGTGCATGTGG ACTTGTTGCAAAAGGTTACTCCCAACAACCAGGAATCAATTACAGCAAGATATCCTCACCA TCACACTTGAGGACCTTGAACTCCTCCAGCTCAATATTAAAACGGCTTTTCTGCACGGAAATCTTGATGAAGAAATCTACATGGAACAGCCAGAAGGTTTCAAGGATGGAAACAAGAACGTTTGGCGTTTAGTGAAAGCTCTATACGGACTAAAACAAGCGGTGCAAGCGTTTTACTTACGGCTGAAAGAA CAGAATGATGATAGTCTGGCGATTATATTAGCACACGTAGACAACATGCTGCTAGCCAGAAAACCTCTCACCTATCTCAAAGAAGTCAAGTCGGAACTTGGCAAATTGTTTGAACTTGTTGATCTTGGTGAAGCAAAGATGTTTGTTGGTGTCAAAATTGATCAAAACCAAAACAAAGGTGTCAGAGccgacaactaccacagggtaaagcccaacaagctattgcctaatataggacttatcagcaagtgggatctaacaatgctctaa
- a CDS encoding Retrovirus-related Pol polyprotein from transposon TNT 1-94: MILTRPNIAFATGILAQHAANPGDEHWLAGKQVLQYLQGTKGVGIVYHRSGSKIVEGYVDADFAGDKNTSQSTTGWMFRLGGGSVAWSLRKQPTISLSSTEAEYVAALSAARELVWVQQFLSELKYTPRGATILHTDNQSSMALARNPSNHQNTKHIRIKHHFICEMISLRELELRYIPTDEQIANVLTKPLGRLKFPGFVSGLGMK; this comes from the coding sequence ATGATCTTGACACGTCCCAACATTGCTTTTGCCACAGGAATTCTGGCCCAACATGCCGCGAACCCAGGTGACGAACACTGGTTAGCAGGAAAACAAGTGTTACAATACCTGCAGGGAACAAAGGGAGTGGGGATAGTATACCACAGATCTGGGTCGAAAATTGTTGAGGGATACGTAGACGCGGATTTTGCAGGAGACAAAAACACGAGTCAATCAACAACTGGCTGGATGTTTCGGCTAGGTGGTGGAAGTGTCGCATGGTCTTTGAGAAAACAACCGACGATCTCGTTGTCAAGTACAGAAGCTGAGTACGTAGCAGCATTGAGTGCCGCACGTGAGCTTGTGTGGGTCCAACAATTCCTGAGTGAACTCAAATATACTCCCAGAGGAGCGACAATCCTACACACTGATAATCAATCAAGTATGGCTCTAGCACGAAACCCTTCCAATCATCAGAACACCAAACACATACGGATCAAACATCACTTTATTTGCGAAATGATTTCACTCCGTGAACTTGAATTACGATATATTCCAACCGACGAACAAATCGCCAACGTACTCACTAAGCCACTTGGTCGTTTGAAGTTCCCCGGTTTTGTTTCTGGTCTGGGTATGAAGTGA
- a CDS encoding Transposon Tf2-7 polyprotein: MSWLKLHNPTIDWPNKRITFNSQYCNNTCLSVSNSILGNVGGTSNHLEGIPEDLGGVEVIEPLEGIPRETGGTVDSPLESIPVELRNFAEVFSEDMKVTELPPHRPFDLGIDLIDPDKPVKAMVYPLKASDDEELRKLLKEQLDKGLICPSKSKYGSPVHFVNKKNGKRRMVVDYRSLNANTVKNAYPLPLIQSLIEKLRGAKYFSTIDLKSGYNLVRIKEGDEWKTAFKTKYGLFEYLVMPFGLCNAPAAFQHFMNEIFRDILDVYVVVYLDDILIFSESRELHTKHLQEVLKRLQDNACYCNLEKCNFYASEVDYLGVIANGEGVKADPKKITQAVDWATPRSVKGVQEFLGFINFYRRFIHNFSKLAQPLYQLLQKNIPWEWGERQEVSFKALKQALIESPVLIQPDPYKEFFLECDASDFATGAVLNQKGSDDKLHPVAFLSKSLAPAERNYDIFDKELLAVVRALKEWRHLLEGTVIPVKILTDHKNLEYFQTKRDLNQRQLRWMGFLADYNYRIVYRPGAQNRKADILSCREDHKSAVKEGGETPVLISPELFIAAIQTDSDLNDLIRDALHDDKAVYKILKSLEEDIPVKGWKLDNGLLYYHDRIYVPNEPEIRKAILESRHDNPSTGHPGQFRTLDLLSRDYYWSGMKQSVTKYVQACNSCIRSKHSNRAPEGLLQNIDLPNKPWEEITYDLIVGLPTSEGYDAILTVVDQLSKMVHFIPTHSDATAVDVANLFVSFVWKLHGLPRKTILDQGPQFNAKFLRQVYKRLGIEPHFSTAYRPQVDGQSERLNQFVEIYLRHYINYRQTDWVASLPLAEFAYNNGKHSGSKHSPFYMCYGYNPDFTVGNTKESHVPQADDLADFLKEIQTEAKAALEIAARQNAQYYDLNRREATKLEVGDKVYLSSANIKTSRPSHKLEHKQLGPYKVLEKIGRNSYKLDLPKSMKVHPVFNIALLHKKPVDKYDCDPVPLPPVVTADGEEEYTVERILDSKKVGQQVKYLVKWKGYGPEDNTWEPKAHLANAPEKLAKFHREHPEAAGP, from the coding sequence atgtcctggctcaagttacacaaccctactatagactggcctaataagcgtattacttttaattctcaatattgtaacaacacttgtctttctgtttctaattctatcctgggaaatgtcggtgggacttctaaccaccttgaaggcataccagaagacttaggaggtgttgaggtaattgaacctcttgaaggcatccctagggaaactggaggtactgtggattctccacttgaaagtattccagtagaactgcgcaattttgcggaggtattttctgaggacatgaaggtgacggaactgcctccgcaccgtccttttgatttagggattgatttaattgatcctgataaacctgttaaggctatggtataccccttgaaggcatctgatgatgaggaacttagaaaactccttaaagaacaattggacaaaggattgatttgcccatccaagtccaaatatggttccccagttcactttgtcaacaagaaaaatgggaaaaggcgtatggttgtggattatagatccctaaatgcaaatacagtcaagaatgcgtaccctctacctctaatacagtctctcattgagaaactaaggggcgcaaaatacttttccaccattgacctgaaatctggatataacttggtccggataaaggaaggtgatgaatggaagactgcgtttaaaaccaaatatggcctgtttgaatacctagtcatgccctttgggttatgcaacgctcctgctgcatttcagcacttcatgaatgagatatttagggacatattggatgtctatgtagtagtatatctagacgacatcctaatattctcagaaagcagggaattacacacaaaacatctccaagaggtactgaaaaggctgcaagacaatgcatgctactgtaacctggagaagtgtaatttctatgcatctgaagtagattaccttggtgtcattgccaatggtgaaggagtgaaagcagatcccaagaaaatcactcaagcggttgattgggcaacaccgcgctctgtcaaaggggttcaagagtttttgggctttataaatttctataggcgcttcatacataacttctcaaaattggcacaacccttataccaactactccaaaagaatataccttgggagtggggtgaacgccaagaagtgtcttttaaagctcttaaacaggctctaattgaatcccctgtCTTAATCCAACCcgatccatacaaggagtttttcctggagtgtgacgcctctgattttgcaacgggcgctgtccttaatcaaaagggcagtgatgataaattacacccggttgcattcctatcaaaatccctagcacctgctgaaagaaactatgatatctttgataaagagttactagcagtagtaagggctttaaaggaatggcgtcacctgctggaaggaacagtaatccctgtcaaaatactgacagaccataaaaatctggagtacttccagacaaaaagggatctgaaccaaaggcagttaaggtggatgggatttttggcagattacaactataggattgtgtataggccgggcgcacagaatagaaaagcagatattctctcttgccgtgaagaccacaagtctgcagttaaagaggggggtgaaacccctgtgctcataagcccagagctttttattgcagctattcaaacagatagtgaccttaatgatctaataagggacgctctgcatgatgataaagctgtatacaaaatccttaaatccttggaagaggacaTACCTGTTAAAGGATGGAAACTTGATAATGGCTTACTCTACTATCATGACCGGATTTATGTCCCtaatgagccagaaatcaggaaagccatcttagaaagcaggcatgataacccttccactgggcacccaggacagttcagaaccctagacctcctttcaagggattactactggtcagggatgaaacaatctgtaacaaaatatgtccaagcatgcaattcatgcatacgtagCAAACACTCCAACCgggctcctgaaggtctccttcaaaacatagatttacccaataagccctgggaggaaataacgtatgacttgattgtaggactccccacctcagaaggatatgatgcaatattaacagtagtggaccaattatccaaaatggttcattttataccaacgcactctgatgctactgctgttgatgttgcaaacctctttgtatcctttgtgtggaagttacatgggttacccaggaaaaccattTTGGACCAAGGCCCCCAATTTAATGCAAAATTCCTGAGACAAGTCTACAAGCGGttggggatagaaccacatttctccactgcatacagaccacaagttgatggacaaagtgaacgcttaaaccagtttgtggaaatTTACCTACGCCACTACATCAACtatagacaaacagactgggttgcatcactaccacttgcagaatttgcatacaataatgggaaacactcaggctccaaacactctcccttctacatgtgctatggttataatccagacttcacagttggaaataccaaggaaagccatgtcccccaaGCCGATGACCTAGCAGACTTCCTGAAAGAAATCCAAACTGAAGcaaaagctgctttagaaattgctgcaagacaaaatgcgcaatactatgatttaaacagaagggaagcaaccaagctggaagttGGTGATAAAGTTTATTTGAGTAGtgccaacatcaaaacttcaaggccttcccatAAGCTAGAACATAAGCAATTGGGGCCCTAcaaggtcttggagaaaattggcaggaactcttataaactggatctccctaaatccatgaaagtccatcctgtcttcaacattgccctATTACACAAAAAGCCAGTAGACAAGTATGACTGTGATCCAGTCCCACTCcccccagttgtcacagctgatggagaagaggaatatactgttgaaaggatcctagactccaagaaagtgggtcaacaagtcaaatacttggttaaatggaaagggtatggaccagaggataacacatgggagcccaaggcccacttagccaatgcccctgaaaaattggctaagtttcaccgtgaacatccagaggcagctggaccttaa